A stretch of the Lactuca sativa cultivar Salinas chromosome 9, Lsat_Salinas_v11, whole genome shotgun sequence genome encodes the following:
- the LOC111897217 gene encoding uncharacterized protein LOC111897217: protein MYLQLSQAPAGATTALSTQTLHPPKFTHPVHPLFSNRRPKFLSTTTSTSFSNHRTVIVNADITNKSKPTTPFTDSEDQPISVVGQENVPLEGVIQFEKPDTSARFRKWGHVALLSGGDVLAILLFSAIGRLSHGFPVFDSETLRTADPFMAGWFLSAYFLGGYGDDGRGVNGKSNAITAAVKSWALGVPLGILVRATSIGHIPPARFIAVTLGSTAVLLIGWRAIISNILADDKSKKNDVYKRGNPFELFELLTSLVRRW, encoded by the exons ATGTATCTGCAGCTAAGCCAAGCTCCCGCCGGAGCTACCACTGCTTTATCCACACAAACACTTCATCCCCCAAAGTTTACCCATCCCGTTCATCCCCTTTTCTCCAATCGCCGCCCTAAATTCTTATCTACAACCACTTCCACATCGTTCTCCAACCACAGAACTGTAATCGTCAATGCCGACATCACCAACAAATCGAAACCCACCACTCCGTTCACTGATTCTGAAGACCAACCCATCTCCGTCGTTGGCCAAGAAAACGTTCCTCTCGAGGGCGTCATTCAATTTGAAAAACCCGATACCAGTGCCCGTTTCAGGAAATGGGG TCATGTGGCTTTGCTTTCTGGTGGAGATGTACTCGCCATCCTTTTGTTCTCCGCAATAGGGAGGCTTAGTCATGGTTTCCCTGTTTTCGATAGCGAAACTTTGCGAACTGCTGACCCTTTTATGGCTG GGTGGTTTTTAAGCGCTTATTTTCTTGGGGGATATGGAGACGATGGCCGAGGGGTGAATGGTAAGAGCAATGCCATTACTGCTGCTGTCAAGTCTTGGGCTTTGGGTGTTCCT TTGGGAATATTAGTAAGGGCCACAAGTATAGGGCACATCCCTCCAGCAAGATTCATTGCAGTTACATTGGGTAGTACTGCTGTGTTACTTATAGGGTGGAGAGCAATAATATCAAACATCTTAGCTGATGATAAGAGCAAGAAGAATGATGTCTACAAGCGTGGCAATCCATTTGAGCTATTTGAG TTGCTGACGTCATTGGTACGAAGATGGTGA